Genomic segment of Candidatus Eisenbacteria bacterium:
GGCGATCGGGCAGGGCAAGCTCGCGGCTCTAGCGGCCGGATTCAAGGGCATCGAGGTGGACGAGAAGGGTCGCCTGAAGGCGGACCCCAAGACCGGCGCCACGGGCCACGCAAAAGTTTTCGCGGGCGGCGACGCCGTGCGGGGCGGCGACCTCGTGGTGACGGCGGTACAGGACGGCAAACGCGCCGCACGCGCGATCGCCAGGGCCATCGGGATTGCGGTGCGCGAAGGCGCGCCCATGAATGCGGGGCACGTATGAGCGCCGATCTCAGCATCGATTTCGCGGGCATCAAGAGCCCCAACCCGTTCTGGCTCGCGAGTGCTCCGCCGACCAACACCGGCGATCAGATCATGCGGGCGTTCGACGCCGGCTGGGGCGGTGCGGTGTGGAAGACGCTTGGGGAGCCGATCGTGGATACCTCGAGCCGATTCGGCTCGATCGACGTCGGCAATCAGCGCATGGTCGGCTTCAACAACATCGAGCTGATCACCGACCGACCGCTCGAAGTGAACCTGCGCGAGATCCGCGAGGTGAAGCGCAAGTACCCGAAGCACGTGGTGATTGCGTCGCTGATGGTCGAGTCACGCGAGGACTGGCGCGACATCATCCACAAGGTGGTGGACGCCGGCGCCGACGGCATCGAGCTGAACTTCGGCTGCCCGCACGGCATGTGCGAGCGCGGCATGGGGTCGGCCGTCGGCCAGGAGCCGGAAGTGCTCAAGACCGTCGCCGGCTGGGCGGTCGAGTACTCGAAAGTGCCGGTGCTCATCAAGCTGACGCCGAACGTGGGTGACATTCTGGAGCCCGGCATCGCAGCCGTGGAAGCCGGCGTGCACGGGCTATCGTTGATCAATACGATCAAGTCGATCGTCGGCGTGGATCTCGATCGCATGGTCCCCTACCCCGTGGTCGGCAATCGTTCGACCAACGGCGGCTACTGCGGCCCCGCGGTCAAACCGATCGCGTTGCACATGGTGGCGGCCCTTGCGCGCGACGAGCGGGTGAAGATCCCGATCTCGGGGATCGGCGGCATCGCGACGTGGCGTGACGCCGCGGAGTTCATCGCGATGGGCTCGACCAGCGTGCAGGTGTGCACGTCGGTGATGCACTACGGATTCCGAATCGTGGAAGACCTGATCGACGGGCTCACGAACTTCCTCGACGAGAAGGGCATGAAGAGCGTGCGCGAGCTGCGCGGCCGCGCGGTGGGTGCCTACTCCGAGTGGGGGGACCTGGACCTGAACTACAAGGTCGCCGCGCACGTAGACCCGGCCAAGTGCATCGGCTGCGACCTGTGCCTGGTGGCGTGTCGCGACAGTTCGGTGGACTGCATCCACACCGGCCCGCATCCGTTGCCCGCCGGTCATCGCGCACCGACCCGGGACGCCGCGATCGCGCGCGCCAAGGACAGCGGCGTGAACGTGACATGGGTCGACTGGGACGAGTGCACGGGCTGCAATCTGTGCGCGGCCGTCTGCCCAGTCCCGGGGTGCATCACGATGGCGGACGACACACGCGGCAAGCCGTTCGAGAGCTGGAACGATCGGGTCGCGAAGGGGACCGGTGGAGCGTAGTCTTAGCTTGGCGTGGTTCTCAGTGTAGACAGGGCGGGCCGCCGTGCGAATCGGAGGGTGTGATGTCTCAGCAACGTCGGTTCTCAATCCTCTTCCTGGTCCCTCTGCTTCTCATTCTCGCGAGCCGGCCGGCTTTGTGTGCGGAGGGAGAGTCGCTCCTCCAGCGGGTCCCCTTGTTCGATGCAGGCGGAGCGCTTCTGCCACCGGGGTTGATCTGCGCCCCGTACGCGTCCATCCGGCATGAGCCGATCACGCAGGCGGCCTTCCCACTCGACCGCATCGCAGAAGCCTTCCCCTGCCTCTATCAGCAAGCCACCTTCGGAGATACCGACCATGACGGTCGTAACGAGGTGATCGTCTACGTCAACGACAACTTCACCTATCACTACCGGATCCTCGAAGCCCAGGGCAATAACGTCTACGCGGATGAGTATTCCGGAGATCCCCTCCTCCCCTACGCCGTGGGCGACCTGGACGCGGATGGCAAGTCAGAGATCATCGGCCAGCAGGGCTCTTACGTCTACGTCTATGAAAGCTCCGACGCCTCGACCTACCCGACGAATCTGGTTTGGACCTCTCCTGCGATGTCCAACATCGTCGGCTTCACGGCGATCGGCGATACGGATCGTGACGGCAAGGCGGAGATCATCCATTCGATGAATCTCCTCGGCGGGTCTTCCGAGCTCTTCATTTATGAGAACACCGGAGACAACTCTTTCGCCGAGGTCTATCACACGATCGTGGAACCGGGCGCCGCGAGCGGAGAGAAGGTCATCGGCGATTTCGACGGTGATGGTCTGACCGAGATCGCGTTCAGTGGCGTCTCTGGAGACATCTCCGTCTACGAGTCCTCGGCCGAC
This window contains:
- a CDS encoding T9SS type A sorting domain-containing protein, which gives rise to MSQQRRFSILFLVPLLLILASRPALCAEGESLLQRVPLFDAGGALLPPGLICAPYASIRHEPITQAAFPLDRIAEAFPCLYQQATFGDTDHDGRNEVIVYVNDNFTYHYRILEAQGNNVYADEYSGDPLLPYAVGDLDADGKSEIIGQQGSYVYVYESSDASTYPTNLVWTSPAMSNIVGFTAIGDTDRDGKAEIIHSMNLLGGSSELFIYENTGDNSFAEVYHTIVEPGAASGEKVIGDFDGDGLTEIAFSGVSGDISVYESSADNTWSRTWTDSTGMSNAYGAEGGVDTDGNGKPELFIAGNSALGWTTRIYEATGDNQFALVDSLAMADGYIGSSCNALADLDGSGKRKYLMQGAKHFWIYAPGSPGHWNLVDVYQNPTGDNHFGLQTFDLNKNGVAEIFYDLEVSIQSGLKSWILEHPRGPAGVGAPPEAGASRLQVWPNPCVSGVSWNVAADRLSIDQLDLYDLSGRRISSLRPGTSRPIHWDPGYLGTGIYLLKAVDERGATSATARVAVIR
- the preA gene encoding NAD-dependent dihydropyrimidine dehydrogenase subunit PreA — encoded protein: MSADLSIDFAGIKSPNPFWLASAPPTNTGDQIMRAFDAGWGGAVWKTLGEPIVDTSSRFGSIDVGNQRMVGFNNIELITDRPLEVNLREIREVKRKYPKHVVIASLMVESREDWRDIIHKVVDAGADGIELNFGCPHGMCERGMGSAVGQEPEVLKTVAGWAVEYSKVPVLIKLTPNVGDILEPGIAAVEAGVHGLSLINTIKSIVGVDLDRMVPYPVVGNRSTNGGYCGPAVKPIALHMVAALARDERVKIPISGIGGIATWRDAAEFIAMGSTSVQVCTSVMHYGFRIVEDLIDGLTNFLDEKGMKSVRELRGRAVGAYSEWGDLDLNYKVAAHVDPAKCIGCDLCLVACRDSSVDCIHTGPHPLPAGHRAPTRDAAIARAKDSGVNVTWVDWDECTGCNLCAAVCPVPGCITMADDTRGKPFESWNDRVAKGTGGA